From the Alistipes sp. ZOR0009 genome, the window ACGGAACAGCTTACGCATCAGGGCTAGTTAAAATACAGGGCGACTTACAAAATCTAGTAATGCGCATCAGCGCTCAAACTGAAAAAAACACAAAGGTTGTTATACCTTTAAATAATAGAACTCAAATTCAGGATCAAAGCTTTTTAACCTTCGTAAATCCCAACTCCAACGAGGTCGATTTTAAACCAGAGGAAAAGAAGACAAAGTTTAAACCTAAATCTAACCTCAAAATATACCTCGACCTAACGGTGACACCTGATGCAGAAGCCCAAATCCTGCTAGATGCCAGCATGGGTGGTATGGCTATAAAAGCTCAAGGAAATTCCGTGCTAAGCATGGAGGTCGATCCTTCAACCAACCTTTTCCAGATCAGAGGAGTGTACACCATTCAAAAAGGGAACTTCAAGCTCTCGCTGCTCAACCTGACCTCAAAAGATTTTTCGATAGATAACGGAAGCACCATATCGTGGACTGGCGATCCTGCCAACGCGTCGATTAACGTGGCTGCGACCTATAAAGTTCGTACTAGCTTAGCGCCCCTATTTGCAGGAACAGAGCAAGGCAGCAACCAGCGCTACAACATCGACTGTAAGACCTCGTTAAGTGGAATGCTTTTAAATCCAACCATCAAATTTGATGTAAAACTCCCAGAAAGTGATCCAGCAACACAAACATTGGTTGCCGCTGCATTAAACACTGAGAGCCAAATGCAGAAGCAGTTCATTAGCCTTCTTATGATCGGCCAGTTTTACCCAGAACAAACATCCCAAAATAATAATGATGTTATTGCCAATGCTGGAAAAGGTATGGCATCCGATCTTATCTTTAGCCAGCTCACAAACATTGTTTCCCAAATATCGAATGATGTTGATTTTGGAATAAAATATACGCCTGCAACAGCAACTACAGATCAGGAATACGAGGTATCCTTCTCAAAAAACCTATTCAACGACTGGGTTACCGTAAATGGGGTTGTCGATTTTTCAGGAAACACGAAATCGACAGGACAGGGTGTTGCGGGAGATTACGACATTGAAGTTAAGTTGGACAAAAAAGATCGGCTAAAGTTTAAAATGTTCTCCTACCAGCAACAAGATAACCTCCTAAAGCTGAGCAACACCAAACAAGGTGTGGGGATTTTCTATCAAGAACAGTTCAACTCCTTTAGAGATCTATTTAAGCGTAAAAAAAAGAAACGTAAGGAGGTAAATCCAGACTCCTCCTCCGCAAATAATAGCAAGGAAGCAAACAAGCAGCCAACACTTCGCTGACAGGGTAAACATTAGCATTAATTTCCAGAAATGTTAATGCCTTTGTCCTAGTGTTATCTTTTTACTATTTTCGACAAAACTTAAGCCCTAAAAAGAATATGATGTTTAATATTTTACTTCAAAGTGGTGCTGCTGCCGACACGGCAAACACCCTTGTAGCCCAATCGACTCAGGCCGAAGGGTTATCTTTTTTTTCGTTAATGGTAAAGGGAGGTCCAATTATGATTCCCCTAGCCGTACTATCGGTACTTGCTATCTATATTTTTGTAGAACGATATATTGCCATTCGCAAAGCCAGTAAATACGATTTAAACTTCATGAATCGCATAAGAGAGTATATCCATGAAGGAAAAATAGATTCAGCGCTAGAACTGTGTCGCCATAATGAAACGCCTATTGCGCGCATGATAGAGAAGGGTATTGAACGAATTGGACGACCTTTAAACGACGTAAACACGGCTATCGAAAACGTAGGCAACCTTGAAATTGCAAAGCTAGAAAAAGGCCTACCCCTTCTAGCAACCGTATCGGGAGGAGCACCAATGATTGGCTTCTTAGGCACGGTAGTAGGTATGATTGATGCCTTCTACAAAATGTCAGCAGCAGGTAACAACCTCAATATTGGATTACTATCAAATGGTATATATATAGCAATGGTAACCACCGTAGGTGGACTAATTGTTGGTATTATGGCATATTTTGGTTATAATATTTTAGTGGCTCGTATCGAGAAGTTGGTTTACAACATGGAGGCAAATACGATGGTATTCATGGATTTGCTTAACGAACCCGTAAAATAATAGCAAAATAAAAGATACTACAATGGCAATTAAAAGAGGATCAAAAGTAGAAACCAGCTTCAGCATGTCGTCAATGTCCGACATGGTCTTTTTGCTGCTTATCTTCTTTCTCGTAACATCCACCCTTGTAAGCCCGAATGCGCTTAAGTTACTGCTCCCTAAAAGTAATAGCCAAGTGCCAGGAAAGCCTGTAACAAGCGTTTCCATTGCTGATAAAAACGGAACATACTTTTTCTACATAGAAACAGAGCCAGTTGCTTTCGAAAACCTACAAAGCGTACTACAGCAAAAATTGATGAACGAAGAGGAAAAAAGCATTGCGCTTCATGTAGACAAAAGTGTACCAATGGAACAAGTTGTTAAGGTAATGAATATCGCCAAAGACAACAATTATAAGTTAATATTGGCAACCAGTCCAGAATAAACCACTCTATGGAGAGCTCGAACACATCAAAGATTGCAGGGATTATTGGCACAATAACTTTTCACGGAATTATATTGCTGCTACTAATCCTTTTCAGTCTTAAACCTCAACTTCCCCT encodes:
- a CDS encoding ExbD/TolR family protein → MAIKRGSKVETSFSMSSMSDMVFLLLIFFLVTSTLVSPNALKLLLPKSNSQVPGKPVTSVSIADKNGTYFFYIETEPVAFENLQSVLQQKLMNEEEKSIALHVDKSVPMEQVVKVMNIAKDNNYKLILATSPE
- a CDS encoding MotA/TolQ/ExbB proton channel family protein, which produces MMFNILLQSGAAADTANTLVAQSTQAEGLSFFSLMVKGGPIMIPLAVLSVLAIYIFVERYIAIRKASKYDLNFMNRIREYIHEGKIDSALELCRHNETPIARMIEKGIERIGRPLNDVNTAIENVGNLEIAKLEKGLPLLATVSGGAPMIGFLGTVVGMIDAFYKMSAAGNNLNIGLLSNGIYIAMVTTVGGLIVGIMAYFGYNILVARIEKLVYNMEANTMVFMDLLNEPVK